A stretch of DNA from Arthrobacter globiformis:
ATCAAGGGGCACGGAATCTGCGCCAGGCACGCCGACGCCGGAAAGACCGCCCGCGCCGGCCGTGGTCCGAGCGTCTAGCACCGACCCGGCGGCGGCGAGCAGGTCAGCAATCTGGGGAAAAGACAACCAGTACTGCAGCCTGCCCTCCGAACGGCGCCCAGTTACAAGGTGCTGGGCACGCAACTGCGACAGTTGCCCCGCCAGGTGCGACGGCTTCAGTCCGGTGGCCGAACAGAGCTCCGTCACCGACGCTGGCCCTGCCGTGAGCACATCCAAGACCCTGACGCGGGCGGGATGCGCCAGCGCCTTGAACAACTCCGCCTCAGCGGCCGCGGCCCGTTCGGCGGATCCAGTCAGACCGAGCACCATCGCTCCTATCTCAGGAAATACGTCCT
This window harbors:
- a CDS encoding ArsR/SmtB family transcription factor, yielding MLGLTGSAERAAAAEAELFKALAHPARVRVLDVLTAGPASVTELCSATGLKPSHLAGQLSQLRAQHLVTGRRSEGRLQYWLSFPQIADLLAAAGSVLDARTTAGAGGLSGVGVPGADSVPLDDVPLDDVPLDMGSMADDSAAVLGESLESSARSYVSRTKD